The Argopecten irradians isolate NY chromosome 4, Ai_NY, whole genome shotgun sequence genome has a window encoding:
- the LOC138321165 gene encoding LOW QUALITY PROTEIN: cell surface hyaluronidase-like (The sequence of the model RefSeq protein was modified relative to this genomic sequence to represent the inferred CDS: inserted 1 base in 1 codon) yields the protein MGNRFRALYCCALLMLGMTSVYALCPHDNITLSRWSDPSTWPTSTLPAAGDTVTITGHVLLDVSPPALFGILVETGASLVWSPEGDFHVFTNYIHVKGAFHIGSEDCPFQANAHITLTGSRKEYSMPNFGEKFIGVDAGGTLEIHGKKKVAWTKLTKTLPRLETGNGLLYTYTPNRRDRKGVGIYAFDTDGTVYTTVVLATTGPDQDDVQMSINYLLKVLPAIPDGKVILIAVQHTLVSDPQLDDLSAVYDAIELAAGIPNGQGLIRKVKVHDAFAMAFIKGDASSTVETLTPVEYHYQKAEARLKVNDLIMVAESCTSTGPRVSHAVDFRVVQETAAMHVLDVFDDVTSWKEGDKLLLTSTDFDLEKAEEATVVSCADCTEKQVKVALLPRHMHYGDIELNVDMRGEVALLSRNILIEGAMKNFCPLENENCDTYKYDTFGGHVKVIKGFKDVHIEGVELXHMGKQTDLGHYPLHFHMCYDVDGDEYPNPPYLRENSIHSTFARCVTVHGTHGLTVMDNVGYESLGHCYFLEDGGERRTVLDGNLGASTRKSTLISSDSRPTTFWITNPNTILRNNVAAGSQDVGYWFIYPDTPTGPSADKGFMQYQEARYTAITECSNNAAHSNKHTGFFIDFQIHPTTGDIWLTSNRYSPKVDPLNPKSADKPAIIDRLTSYKNRNNVWARGGYLVFNRASFADATKGITFARGTNQQQFIQNSVILGRTNNVGDPMRAKALDGSYVTFDRSLPYQWNLNEPMQGFIFYDGPVFVTRTFFNGFVSDKYRKAGALGFHRDNKFFSAPTSAAKDIRFGFLDGEATGNRVYDGNSSIPGFDDLDGDLEAVFRDTDGSVTTLPGSSVVRLFPFVTTSDCTFRPNWNLAICPYKYMKMQIIIASAGDLTSVPYLSRDDIPESPRIIDGSRVKHFALITGGEFSYSLHWPDVVPAEFRIRTYGLEKDFPVRVGLCLPLDATFSLKSYYPKRVLTLGDWTAVNSIQEIDQDMEGGKYYHNKATGMLYIMLRSLEPVVEGDTNDCAGNKCMQVWVYVTGGDRNDGDCSARDTPTPPSQITAPPAVKANASLSFDTSYTVPEQNWGAGAQVPFSSRLPVDGGYGEWTQWSTCGTSPCPGTTMVRFRSRTCDSPIPRNGGAPCTGTNSEEMDCPKE from the exons CTTCCTGCGGCCGGAGATACAGTCACTATTACTGGTCACGTGCTCTTGGACGTGTCCCCGCCAGCTCTCTTTGGGATTTTGGTAGAAACTGGGGCGAGCCTCGTTTGGAGTCCGGAAGGAGATTTTCACGTGTTCACAAATTACATCCATGTAAAAGGCGCCTTCCACATCGGTTCAGAAGACTGTCCATTCCAGGCAAACGCTCATATCACCTTAACTG GAAGCAGGAAAGAATATTCGATGCCCAACTTTGGTGAAAAGTTTATAGGCGTTGACGCGGGAGGCACGTTGGAAATCCACGGAAAGAAGAAAGTAGCATGGACTAAGCTGACCAAGACTTTACCCAGATTGGAGACGGGCAACGGCCTCCTCTACACCTATACT CCAAACAGACGGGACAGGAAAGGAGTAGGGATATATGCCTTCGATACCGACGGTACTGTTTACACGACCGTTGTTCTGGCTACAACAGGACCAGATCAGGATGATGTGCAAATGAGCATCAACTATCTCCTCAAGGTGCTTCCAG CTATCCCGGATGGTAAGGTGATCCTGATAGCGGTCCAGCACACCCTGGTGTCAGATCCACAATTAGACGACCTCTCGGCTGTCTATGACGCCATCGAGTTGGCAGCGGGCATCCCTAATGGCCAAGGTCTAATACGGAAGGTTAAGGTACACGATGCCTTTGCCATGGCCTTCATTAAAG GTGACGCCAGCTCGACAGTAGAGACACTGACTCCAGTGGAGTACCACTACCAAAAGGCCGAGGCTCGTTTGAAAGTCAACGATCTGATCATGGTGGCAGAGAGCTGTACCAGCACAGGGCCACGTGTTTCACACGCTGTCGACTTCCGGGTAGTACAAGAAACAGCCGCCATGCATGTTCTAGATGtttttgatgacgtcacatcttGGAAAGAAG GCGACAAACTTCTGCTGACATCCACAGATTTCGATTTAGAAAAAGCTGAGGAAGCAACCGTTGTCAGCTGCGCTGACTGCACGGAGAAACAAGTCAAAGTTGCTC TGCTTCCGAGACACATGCATTATGGCGATATCGAATTAAATGTGGACATGAGAGGAGAGGTGGCGCTACTATCTCGAAATATTCTAATAGAGGGCGCTATGAAGAACTTTTGTCCTCTCGAGAATGAGAACTGCGACACGTACAAATATGATACGTTTGGTGGTCATGTCAAG GTAATCAAAGGTTTCAAAGATGTGCATATCGAAGGGGTAGAAC TTCACATGGGCAAACAGACTGATCTAG GCCACTACCCGCTCCACTTCCACATGTGCTATGATGTGGACGGGGATGAGTACCCTAATCCACCGTATCTACGTGAAAACTCCATCCACTCCACCTTCGCGAGGTGTGTCACTGTACACGGAACACACGGACTAACG GTGATGGACAATGTCGGTTATGAGTCCCTTGGTCATTGCTATTTCCTTGAGGACGGGGGTGAGAGGAGAACTGTACTGGACGGTAACCTTGGAGCCAGCACCAGGAAGTCCACACTCATATCCTCAGATAG TCGTCCAACGACCTTCTGGATTACCAACCCTAACACTATCCTACGGAATAATGTTGCTGCTGGAAGTCAG GATGTGGGGTACTGGTTTATCTACCCTGACACTCCGACAGGACCGTCTGCTGACAAGGGTTTCATGCAGTACCAAGAGGCTCGCTACACCGCCATTACTGAGTGTAGCAACAACGCCGCTCACTCCAATAAA CATACGGGATTTTTCATTGACTTCCAAATACATCCGACGACAGGCGATATATGGCTTACCAGTAACCGTTACTCCCCCAAAGTCGACCCGCTGAATCCTAAGTCTGCTGACAAACCCGCCATCATAGACCGCCTCACGT CATACAAAAACCGGAATAATGTTTGGGCGCGCGGTGGATACCTGGTATTTAACAGAGCTTC ATTCGCCGACGCTACAAAAGGAATTACATTTGCTCG GGGGACAAACCAACAACAGTTTATCCAGAACAGTGTGATCCTTGGACGGACCAATAACGTTGGAGATCCAATGAGGGCAAAGGCATTGGACGGTTCCTACGTCACCTTCGATAGATCCTTACCATATCAATGGAATCT taatGAACCAATGCAGGGGTTCATATTTTATGACGGACCAGTATTTGTAACGAGGACGTTCTTCAACGGATTTGTGTCTGATAAGTACCGGAAGGCAGGAGCGCTAGGTTTCCACAGAGATAATAAGTTCTTCAGTGCGCCTACGAGTGCTGCGAAAGACATCCGCTTCGGATTTCTCGATGGC GAAGCCACAGGTAACCGGGTATATGACGGTAACAGTAGCATACCAGGATTTGATGACCTGGATGGAGACTTGGAAGCAGTGTTCCGTGATACGGACGGGTCTGTCACAACTTTGCCGGGGAGTTCCGTCGTCAGACTCTTCCCGTTTGTCACCACATCCGATTGTACTTTCAGGCCGAACTGGAATCTGGCAATATGTCCATACAAGTACATGAAG ATGCAGATAATTATTGCATCTGCGGGAGACCTCACCAGCGTTCCTTATCTGTCACGTGACGACATTCCCGAAAGTCCTCGAATAATCGATGGTTCAAGAGTGAAGCATTTTGCACTTATCACCGGAGGAGAGTTCAGCTACTCTCTTCACTGGCCCGACGTTGTACCAGCGGAATTCCGCATTAGAACCTATGGACTGGAAAA AGATTTCCCAGTCCGCGTGGGTCTTTGTCTTCCCCTGGATGCAACCTTCTCGCTGAAGTCATACTATCCTAAACGGGTACTCACATTAGGCGATTGGACTGCAGTGAACAGTATCCAAGAGATCGACCAGGATATGGAGGGCGGGAAGTACTACCACAACAAAGCCACTGG GATGCTGTACATCATGTTGAGGTCACTGGAGCCCGTTGTGGAAGGTGACACAAACGACTGTGCTGGAAACAAGTGCATGCAGGTCTGGGTATACGTCACAGGCGGGGACCGAAACGACGGGGACTGTAGTGCACGGGACACACCTACCCCACCATCTCAG ATCACTGCACCACCGGCCGTAAAAGCAAACGCTAGTCTATCATTTGACACGTCATATACTGTCCCTGAACAG AACTGGGGGGCAGGCGCCCAGGTTCCATTCAGTAGTCGTCTCCCAGTGGACGGAGGATATGGTGAATGGACCCAGTGGTCTACTTGTGGAACGTCGCCCTGTCCAG GGACGACGATGGTGAGATTCCGTAGCCGAACTTGTGACAGCCCCATCCCCAGGAACGGAGGTGCACCTTGTACAGGGACCAACAGCGAGGAGATGGATTGCCCAAAGGAG TGA